A region from the Amycolatopsis camponoti genome encodes:
- a CDS encoding SDR family NAD(P)-dependent oxidoreductase has translation METALVIGASRGLGHAIAAELAARHWHVIGTVRDPAARTPLHDLADASAGRVEVEHLDITEPDQLPPLRERLAGRRIDVLFVNAGTTNNPATPIGEVSTADFVEVMVTNALSPMRVIEALQDLVPPDGLIGAMSSGQGSITNNTAGSREVYRASKAALNMLMRSFAARQADRALLLMAPGWIRTALGGDQAPFTVEESVPLIVDVLLAKLGKPGLEFLDREGKTVPW, from the coding sequence ATGGAAACCGCCCTCGTCATCGGAGCCTCGCGCGGGCTCGGGCACGCGATCGCCGCCGAGCTGGCCGCCCGCCACTGGCACGTGATCGGCACGGTCCGCGACCCGGCCGCCCGGACACCCCTGCACGACCTGGCCGACGCCTCCGCCGGACGCGTCGAGGTCGAACACCTCGACATCACCGAGCCCGATCAGCTGCCGCCCCTGCGCGAACGGCTCGCCGGACGCCGGATCGACGTGCTCTTCGTCAACGCGGGCACCACGAACAACCCGGCGACTCCGATCGGCGAGGTGTCGACCGCCGACTTCGTCGAGGTGATGGTGACCAACGCGCTCAGCCCGATGCGCGTCATCGAGGCGCTGCAGGACCTCGTGCCCCCGGACGGGCTCATCGGCGCGATGTCGTCCGGCCAGGGCAGCATCACCAACAACACGGCCGGCTCGCGCGAGGTCTACCGCGCCAGCAAGGCGGCGCTGAACATGCTCATGCGCAGCTTCGCCGCCCGGCAGGCCGACCGGGCACTGCTGCTCATGGCCCCCGGCTGGATCCGCACCGCTCTCGGCGGCGACCAAGCGCCGTTCACCGTCGAGGAGTCCGTGCCGCTGATCGTGGACGTCCTGCTGGCCAAGCTCGGCAAGCCCGGCCTCGAGTTCCTCGACCGCGAGGGCAAGACCGTGCCGTGGTGA
- a CDS encoding Lrp/AsnC family transcriptional regulator — translation MRGAAMAESGTVQADDVRLIRALQVAPRASFASIAAVLGVTENAVGRRYRRLRSEGVLRVAGIVDPGALGQSKWLVRLRCRPGSTAAIADALAKREDVSWVGLCAGGSEIGFAVRSRTREQRDDLLGQQLPRTAAVLDIHASAMLRQFVGGRGHYWAALRGTLTPEQEAMLGTDASPFTEAPVVAREPVHLTPEDEKLLDVLAADGRAALVDLAAAADLTPGRAARRLETLLRLRVVHIDVEIAAEALGYHARAHLWLRVHPSAVKDVGRTLAQQPEIAFAAAVSGPYNLHAVAHCRDLDELFEFTSDRIGALPGLQSMEVSPLLKHVKQAGTLLSGDRLAGQLADQLLP, via the coding sequence ATGAGGGGAGCCGCGATGGCCGAATCCGGCACTGTGCAGGCCGACGATGTGCGTCTCATCCGGGCACTCCAGGTGGCTCCGCGAGCCTCGTTCGCCTCGATCGCGGCCGTCCTCGGTGTCACCGAGAACGCGGTCGGCCGCCGCTATCGGCGGCTGCGGAGCGAGGGCGTCCTGCGCGTCGCGGGCATCGTCGACCCGGGCGCGCTGGGCCAGAGCAAGTGGCTGGTGCGGCTGCGGTGCCGTCCCGGCAGCACCGCGGCGATCGCCGACGCCCTCGCGAAGCGCGAGGACGTCAGCTGGGTGGGCCTCTGCGCCGGGGGCTCCGAGATCGGGTTCGCGGTGCGGTCGCGGACCCGGGAACAGCGGGACGACCTGCTCGGCCAGCAGCTGCCGCGGACCGCGGCCGTCCTCGACATCCACGCGTCGGCGATGCTCCGCCAGTTCGTCGGCGGCCGCGGGCACTACTGGGCCGCGCTGCGGGGCACGCTGACCCCCGAGCAGGAAGCGATGCTCGGGACCGACGCGTCGCCGTTCACGGAAGCCCCGGTCGTGGCGCGTGAGCCCGTGCACCTCACGCCCGAAGACGAAAAGCTGCTCGACGTCCTCGCCGCGGACGGCCGCGCCGCCCTGGTCGACCTGGCCGCGGCGGCGGACCTGACGCCCGGCCGCGCCGCGCGCCGCCTTGAGACGCTGCTCCGGCTGCGCGTCGTCCACATCGACGTCGAAATCGCGGCCGAGGCGCTCGGGTACCACGCCCGGGCGCACCTCTGGCTGCGCGTGCACCCGTCGGCGGTCAAGGACGTGGGGCGCACGCTCGCGCAGCAGCCGGAAATCGCCTTCGCCGCGGCGGTTTCCGGGCCGTACAACCTCCACGCCGTCGCGCACTGCCGGGACCTCGACGAGCTGTTCGAGTTCACCTCGGACCGGATCGGCGCGCTGCCCGGGCTGCAGAGCATGGAGGTCTCCCCGCTGCTCAAGCACGTCAAGCAGGCGGGCACGCTCCTGTCCGGCGACCGGCTAGCCGGGCAGCTCGCCGATCAGCTGCTGCCGTAA
- a CDS encoding class I adenylate-forming enzyme family protein translates to MPLTAPTTPPGLPATLDYPEVPVGSLIAAGAARWGDRTAFAHDGRSLTFTETYRAACRFAHALRARGVGRGDVVALHLPNCLAFPIAYYGTLLAGATFSPANPLLPPDDLAFQLADCEAAAVVTFGPVAGVLASVADRIPARLTIVVGPTGDLPADAVEFEAFHAGQPDERPDAGTSVHDDLAHLAYTGGTTGRSKGVRLTHRNVVVNTLQHACWGTGSVPALDEHGDVTIDQIGSEDEWPSRLGTGVAINLTPWFHAMGIIGGLNAAVLAGTTTVLHSRFDPAAYIADAERLRITGIGGAPALFAALLATPAFHTADLSSVKSIGSGAAPMNHAMINALRERFPGVVVAEGYGLTEATMGAVISPTYRSGTRKVGSVGVPIFDTEVKVVPAEGGEDPLPAGEKGEVCLRGPQIMLGYRNRPEETAAALVDGWLHTGDVGILDADGYLSIVDRKKDMLLYKGYNVFPRELEELLITMPGVAAAAVVGRPDTEVGELPVAFVVPRGSLDADELMAAVNEKVTPYKRLREIRVVEQIPVSAAGKVLKRELRQQLIGELPG, encoded by the coding sequence ATGCCGCTCACCGCGCCGACGACGCCGCCCGGTTTGCCCGCCACCCTCGACTACCCCGAAGTCCCCGTCGGTTCCCTCATCGCCGCGGGCGCCGCCCGCTGGGGCGACCGGACCGCCTTCGCCCACGACGGCCGCAGCCTCACCTTCACCGAGACCTACCGCGCGGCCTGCCGCTTCGCCCACGCGCTGCGGGCGCGGGGTGTCGGCCGCGGTGACGTCGTGGCGCTGCACCTGCCGAACTGCCTGGCCTTCCCGATCGCCTACTACGGCACGCTGCTGGCCGGGGCGACCTTCAGCCCGGCCAACCCGCTGCTCCCGCCGGACGACCTCGCCTTCCAGCTCGCCGACTGCGAAGCCGCGGCCGTCGTGACGTTCGGGCCGGTCGCCGGGGTACTCGCGAGCGTCGCCGACCGGATCCCGGCCCGGCTGACGATCGTCGTCGGCCCCACCGGCGACCTGCCCGCCGACGCCGTCGAGTTCGAGGCGTTCCACGCCGGGCAGCCGGACGAGCGGCCGGACGCCGGCACGTCGGTCCACGACGACCTCGCGCACCTCGCCTACACCGGCGGCACCACCGGCCGGTCGAAGGGCGTGCGGCTGACGCACCGCAACGTCGTGGTCAACACCCTCCAGCACGCGTGCTGGGGCACCGGCTCGGTACCGGCGCTCGACGAGCACGGCGACGTCACCATCGACCAGATCGGCAGCGAGGACGAGTGGCCGTCCCGGCTCGGCACCGGCGTCGCGATCAACCTGACGCCGTGGTTCCACGCGATGGGCATCATCGGCGGGCTGAACGCGGCCGTTCTCGCCGGCACCACGACCGTGCTCCACTCGCGCTTCGACCCCGCCGCCTACATCGCCGACGCCGAACGGCTGCGGATCACCGGCATCGGCGGCGCGCCCGCACTGTTCGCCGCGCTGCTCGCGACGCCCGCCTTCCACACCGCGGACCTGTCTTCGGTGAAGTCGATCGGCTCCGGCGCCGCGCCGATGAACCACGCGATGATCAACGCGCTGCGCGAGCGCTTCCCGGGCGTGGTCGTCGCCGAGGGCTACGGCCTCACCGAGGCGACCATGGGCGCGGTCATCTCCCCGACGTACCGCTCGGGCACGCGCAAGGTCGGCTCGGTCGGCGTGCCGATCTTCGACACCGAGGTCAAGGTCGTCCCCGCCGAGGGCGGCGAGGACCCGCTCCCGGCGGGCGAGAAGGGCGAGGTCTGCCTGCGCGGGCCGCAGATCATGCTGGGCTACCGCAACCGCCCGGAGGAGACGGCGGCCGCCCTCGTCGACGGCTGGCTCCACACCGGCGACGTCGGCATCCTCGACGCCGACGGCTACCTGTCCATTGTGGACCGCAAGAAGGACATGCTGCTGTACAAGGGGTACAACGTCTTCCCGCGTGAGCTGGAGGAGCTGCTCATCACGATGCCCGGCGTCGCGGCGGCGGCCGTGGTGGGCCGGCCCGACACCGAGGTCGGCGAACTGCCGGTCGCCTTCGTGGTGCCCCGCGGTTCGCTGGACGCCGACGAGCTGATGGCCGCGGTCAACGAGAAGGTGACGCCCTACAAGCGGCTGCGGGAGATCCGCGTGGTCGAGCAGATCCCGGTGTCCGCCGCCGGGAAGGTGCTCAAGCGGGAGTTACGGCAGCAGCTGATCGGCGAGCTGCCCGGCTAG
- a CDS encoding acyl-CoA dehydrogenase family protein, which yields MTEGLYQLAEEHEELRAAVRALAEKEIAPYAAEVDENERYPIEAYNALVKSGFNAVHIGEEYDGQGADAVGACIVIEEVARVDASASLIPAVNKLGTQPIILSGSESVKKLVLPSIASGEASASYALSEREAGSDTASMRARARLDGDHWVLNGTKCWITNAGESSWYTVMAVTDPDAEKKANGISAFVVHKDDPGFSVGPKEKKLGIKGSPTREIYFENCTIPEDRIIGEPGTGLKTALRTLDHTRPTIGAQALGIAQGALDAAIAYVKDRRQFGKSIAEFQGVQFMLAEMGTKIEAARHLVYASAAASERGDKRAGFMASAAKTYASDIAMEVTTDAVQLFGGAGYTRDFPVERMMRDAKITQIYEGTNQIQKVVMARALLKG from the coding sequence GTGACCGAAGGCCTGTACCAGCTTGCCGAGGAGCACGAGGAGCTGCGGGCCGCGGTCCGGGCCCTGGCCGAGAAGGAGATCGCGCCGTACGCGGCCGAGGTCGACGAGAACGAGCGCTACCCGATCGAGGCGTACAACGCGCTGGTCAAGTCCGGGTTCAACGCCGTCCACATCGGCGAGGAGTACGACGGCCAGGGCGCGGACGCCGTGGGCGCCTGCATCGTGATCGAAGAGGTCGCGCGGGTCGACGCGTCGGCGTCGCTGATCCCGGCGGTGAACAAGCTCGGCACGCAGCCGATCATCCTGTCCGGTTCGGAGAGCGTGAAGAAGCTGGTGCTGCCCTCGATCGCGTCGGGCGAAGCTTCGGCGTCGTACGCGCTCTCGGAGCGCGAGGCCGGCTCGGACACCGCGTCGATGCGTGCGCGCGCCCGGCTCGACGGTGACCACTGGGTGCTCAACGGCACCAAGTGCTGGATCACCAACGCGGGCGAGTCGTCCTGGTACACGGTGATGGCCGTGACCGACCCGGACGCGGAGAAGAAGGCCAACGGCATCTCGGCGTTCGTCGTGCACAAGGACGACCCGGGCTTCTCGGTGGGCCCGAAGGAGAAGAAGCTCGGCATCAAGGGCTCCCCGACGCGCGAGATCTACTTCGAGAACTGCACGATTCCCGAGGACCGCATCATCGGCGAGCCGGGGACCGGTTTGAAGACGGCGCTGCGGACGCTGGATCACACCCGCCCGACGATCGGCGCGCAGGCGTTGGGTATCGCCCAGGGCGCTTTGGACGCGGCTATCGCGTACGTGAAGGACCGCCGGCAGTTCGGCAAGTCGATCGCGGAGTTCCAGGGCGTTCAGTTCATGCTGGCCGAGATGGGCACGAAGATCGAGGCGGCTCGCCACCTGGTCTACGCCTCGGCGGCGGCTTCGGAGCGCGGGGACAAGCGGGCTGGGTTCATGGCTTCGGCGGCCAAGACTTACGCGTCCGACATCGCGATGGAGGTGACGACGGATGCTGTTCAGCTCTTCGGCGGCGCCGGCTACACCCGCGACTTCCCGGTGGAGCGCATGATGCGCGACGCGAAGATCACACAGATCTACGAAGGCACGAACCAGATCCAGAAGGTCGTCATGGCCCGCGCCCTGCTCAAGGGCTGA